From Nostoc flagelliforme CCNUN1, a single genomic window includes:
- a CDS encoding alpha-ketoglutarate-dependent dioxygenase AlkB family protein translates to MQQLTLFSESTPVLPVSYYPDFLTQELANELYQHCLKLEWQQNQIRIAGKTMPVPRLECIYGDAGCDYLYSNSVFLKPLTWTEPLSNLRDRITALTSYKFRIVIGNQYRTGMDSIGWHADNEQSMGINPAIASVSLGSCRKFQIKPRNGKATDFWLEHGSLLVMHPGCQSTHLHQVPKTNKVVSTRINLTFRPHIGGR, encoded by the coding sequence ATGCAACAACTCACACTTTTCTCTGAATCAACCCCAGTTTTACCAGTCAGTTATTACCCTGATTTCTTAACTCAAGAACTTGCCAATGAACTCTACCAACACTGCTTGAAACTGGAGTGGCAACAAAATCAAATCAGAATCGCGGGTAAAACAATGCCCGTTCCCCGCCTTGAGTGCATTTATGGTGATGCCGGATGTGATTACCTCTACTCGAATAGCGTATTTTTGAAACCCCTGACTTGGACAGAACCTCTGTCTAACTTGCGGGACAGAATCACCGCGTTGACTAGTTACAAATTCCGTATTGTCATCGGCAATCAATATCGCACAGGTATGGATTCAATAGGGTGGCACGCAGACAATGAGCAATCAATGGGTATAAATCCAGCGATCGCATCGGTAAGCCTGGGTTCATGTCGCAAATTTCAAATCAAACCGAGAAATGGCAAAGCAACGGATTTCTGGTTGGAACACGGCAGCTTGCTTGTGATGCACCCAGGCTGCCAATCTACACATCTGCATCAGGTTCCGAAAACCAACAAAGTTGTTAGCACTCGGATTAATCTTACTTTTCGACCACACATCGGGGGTAGATAA
- a CDS encoding DUF1392 domain-containing protein, translating into MIDHINALQTSWYLSAPWRGTIPPVEVNLLERVYLRTTRTFGYCCGMQWKHECWIYSIDCGKEILHATQNQIIATGELEALNLQKPAFVLGERVILCSHDKGTKQRLILGIALVHNSWFYLVELMSPTLIKTPTISNRFSLVGEKSLVRVNV; encoded by the coding sequence ATGATTGACCACATTAACGCACTTCAAACAAGTTGGTATCTTTCTGCACCTTGGCGTGGAACAATTCCACCTGTTGAGGTCAATTTACTGGAGAGAGTATACCTCAGAACCACGAGAACATTTGGCTATTGCTGTGGAATGCAATGGAAACACGAATGTTGGATTTATTCAATTGATTGTGGAAAAGAAATCCTCCACGCTACACAGAACCAAATCATCGCCACTGGAGAGTTAGAAGCCCTCAACTTGCAAAAACCTGCTTTCGTTTTGGGCGAAAGAGTAATCCTCTGTTCTCACGATAAGGGAACAAAACAACGGCTGATTTTGGGGATTGCACTGGTGCATAATTCTTGGTTTTACCTTGTTGAATTGATGTCACCAACGTTAATTAAGACACCGACTATATCGAATCGTTTCTCATTAGTCGGTGAAAAAAGCTTAGTGCGGGTAAATGTTTAA
- a CDS encoding MerR family transcriptional regulator, giving the protein MNPKWTDEEIAIVEEMACLYTVKQIAYRLKRRGYTRSTSAIQNKLRFLGYSARPILDNYNCCEIARVLHLNSATVWTWVKKGWIRTTRRSGRYHQIKSKDLKRFLQNPPERIKNRIAAIDKDAIEYLVGKLA; this is encoded by the coding sequence ATGAATCCCAAATGGACTGACGAAGAAATAGCAATCGTTGAGGAAATGGCTTGTCTTTACACTGTCAAACAAATAGCGTATCGGCTAAAAAGAAGAGGATACACACGCTCAACATCAGCTATTCAAAACAAACTGCGCTTTTTAGGATACTCCGCACGTCCAATTCTTGATAACTACAACTGCTGCGAAATTGCCAGAGTTTTACACCTTAATTCCGCTACTGTTTGGACTTGGGTAAAAAAAGGATGGATACGCACAACTCGACGCTCTGGCAGATATCACCAAATTAAAAGCAAAGATTTAAAACGATTTCTTCAAAACCCACCGGAACGTATTAAGAACCGCATTGCTGCCATTGATAAAGACGCTATCGAGTATTTAGTGGGGAAACTTGCATGA
- a CDS encoding transposase family protein, whose protein sequence is MSDILNHIEENPKRTKRLIGLEYEQLQQLIQNAERLHYDKQELLESKKVRIIAGGGGRKPKLSLKEQIILTLVYLRHLTTFELLGIQFGVSESTANDTFNYWLPILRELLPSSLIEQVKKNESDLMVVKEILTDYELIVDSYEQVRERPVDNKEQEKYYSGKACKHTFKSQIIILPDAKDIVDVVAGEPGPKSDITMFRENRDNFDPKQKFKGDLGYLGEDLIDTPIKTPRNGKLTIEQKKENKEFSSNRVFVEHRIRSVKIFRVVQERFRLNPKKYEQVILTICGVVRLRIGALILPAEIYAFT, encoded by the coding sequence ATGAGCGATATACTGAATCATATTGAAGAGAATCCTAAAAGAACAAAGCGGTTAATTGGTCTGGAGTATGAACAGTTACAACAATTAATTCAAAATGCAGAGCGATTACACTATGACAAACAAGAGTTATTAGAATCCAAAAAAGTGAGAATTATTGCTGGTGGTGGAGGTCGTAAACCAAAATTATCGCTCAAAGAACAAATAATTTTAACGTTGGTTTATCTCAGGCATCTGACTACATTTGAGCTTCTTGGTATCCAGTTTGGTGTGAGTGAGTCCACCGCAAATGATACATTTAACTATTGGTTGCCAATACTCAGAGAATTGCTACCATCCAGTTTAATTGAACAAGTAAAAAAAAACGAATCTGACTTGATGGTAGTCAAAGAAATACTTACAGATTATGAATTAATTGTAGATAGCTATGAACAAGTAAGGGAAAGACCTGTGGACAATAAAGAACAAGAAAAATATTACTCTGGTAAGGCATGTAAACATACATTTAAAAGTCAGATAATTATCTTGCCAGATGCCAAGGATATCGTTGATGTTGTAGCTGGCGAACCTGGACCAAAAAGCGATATAACAATGTTTAGAGAAAACCGCGATAACTTTGACCCAAAACAAAAATTTAAGGGAGATTTAGGATACCTTGGAGAAGATTTAATTGATACACCAATTAAAACGCCAAGAAATGGAAAGTTAACAATTGAACAGAAAAAAGAGAATAAGGAGTTTTCATCCAACCGAGTATTTGTTGAACACCGAATTCGTTCTGTAAAAATCTTTCGAGTTGTTCAAGAAAGATTTCGGTTAAATCCTAAAAAGTATGAACAAGTAATTTTGACAATTTGTGGAGTAGTAAGATTACGAATTGGGGCACTTATATTACCAGCAGAAATATACGCATTTACCTGA
- a CDS encoding tyrosine-type recombinase/integrase, with product MQCCTLFTQDIYTPKGNVRPRLIIRKSNTKGKLATRSIPVIEDLRRLLSEYYHQAGDIYLFPGRSNGHISEDSASRILRGACKQVGIIGVSSHSFRRSALTQISKSPHRY from the coding sequence ATTCAATGCTGTACCCTGTTCACCCAAGACATTTACACACCCAAGGGCAACGTTAGACCCCGGCTGATTATTAGAAAGTCAAACACCAAAGGGAAGCTGGCTACTAGGTCAATCCCAGTGATTGAAGACCTGCGGCGATTATTGAGCGAATACTATCACCAGGCAGGAGATATTTATTTGTTTCCCGGTCGCAGTAATGGACACATTAGCGAAGACTCAGCCTCTAGGATATTAAGAGGAGCTTGCAAACAAGTTGGGATAATTGGCGTGAGTAGCCATAGCTTCAGAAGAAGTGCATTAACTCAGATCAGTAAAAGCCCGCATAGGTATTGA